A stretch of Thermoanaerobacterales bacterium DNA encodes these proteins:
- the rpmF gene encoding 50S ribosomal protein L32 has protein sequence MGVPKRRTSKQRKRLRRAQVMRLAAPSMIHCPQCRALIMPHHACPECGYYKAKKVINDGK, from the coding sequence ATGGGTGTCCCAAAGAGGCGGACCTCGAAGCAACGTAAGCGGTTGCGCCGTGCGCAGGTGATGCGGCTCGCCGCACCGAGCATGATACATTGCCCGCAGTGCCGGGCCCTGATAATGCCCCATCACGCTTGCCCCGAATGTGGGTATTATAAGGCGAAAAAAGTGATAAATGATGGAAAATAA
- a CDS encoding DUF177 domain-containing protein, giving the protein MFQVDLSALREHPGQPLHLTMTGILESLRHPDEGEEEPLVPDPVRVDLQVTYLGGVYWLEGTVDGEAVLRCGRCLGKFRHPFRAALVEKYRQGTAKDADEETLPDGERLVLDERLREAVLLALPMRPLCREDCRGLCPKCGKLLNEGPCACPGEDIDPRLAKLAAVLKNAEKGV; this is encoded by the coding sequence GTGTTCCAGGTCGATCTGTCTGCCCTGCGTGAGCACCCGGGTCAACCGCTTCATTTGACGATGACGGGGATACTGGAATCTCTGCGTCACCCGGACGAGGGCGAGGAAGAACCACTGGTTCCGGACCCGGTACGGGTGGATTTGCAGGTCACGTACCTTGGAGGCGTCTATTGGCTGGAGGGTACCGTGGATGGCGAGGCCGTACTCCGCTGTGGACGCTGCCTGGGTAAATTCCGCCACCCCTTCCGCGCCGCCTTAGTCGAAAAATACCGCCAGGGGACGGCAAAGGATGCCGACGAGGAAACCCTGCCGGACGGCGAACGGCTGGTGCTGGATGAGAGGCTGCGGGAGGCGGTGCTCCTGGCCCTGCCGATGCGGCCCCTATGCCGCGAGGATTGCCGGGGGCTCTGCCCGAAGTGCGGCAAACTCCTTAATGAAGGACCCTGCGCCTGCCCGGGGGAGGATATCGACCCCCGCCTGGCGAAATTGGCTGCGGTTTTAAAAAACGCAGAAAAGGGGGTGTAA